Proteins encoded within one genomic window of Geotalea daltonii FRC-32:
- a CDS encoding acyl-CoA dehydratase activase — protein sequence MAVRSSRIGIDLGSRKAKFALLVDGIVSRLADRDTVTFYKRFGRLEGEELLLDLKASELFSPEELATAAVTVTGYGRNTLSMRGAKVISEIRAHVAGALKQTGLKNFTMLDMGGQDTKVALVTGGKLADFVMNDKCAASSGRYLENMAAILEVSLEELSSHWEEPVPLDATCGIFGESELIGQILRGFPVEQLCAGVNQTLVKRVIPMLKRFPAENLVLTGGVALNTALVKLLEKEMGSTVIVPPHPQHNGAIGCAAIEK from the coding sequence ATGGCTGTCCGTAGCAGCAGAATCGGCATCGACCTGGGAAGCAGAAAGGCCAAATTCGCCCTGCTCGTCGACGGCATTGTATCCAGGCTGGCGGACCGGGATACGGTCACCTTCTACAAACGCTTCGGCAGGCTCGAAGGAGAAGAGCTCCTGCTCGACCTGAAAGCCAGTGAACTTTTCTCGCCAGAAGAACTGGCGACGGCAGCGGTGACCGTTACCGGTTATGGCCGCAACACCTTGTCCATGCGGGGCGCCAAGGTCATTTCGGAGATCCGTGCCCATGTTGCCGGCGCCCTGAAGCAGACCGGGCTGAAGAACTTCACCATGCTCGACATGGGAGGGCAGGACACCAAGGTTGCCCTGGTCACCGGAGGCAAACTGGCCGATTTCGTCATGAACGACAAGTGTGCCGCCAGCAGCGGCCGTTATCTGGAAAATATGGCCGCCATTCTGGAGGTGAGCCTCGAAGAGCTTTCCTCCCACTGGGAAGAGCCGGTACCGCTGGATGCAACCTGCGGCATATTCGGCGAGTCGGAACTGATTGGCCAGATCCTGCGCGGCTTTCCCGTGGAACAGCTCTGCGCCGGGGTCAACCAGACCCTGGTGAAGAGGGTCATCCCCATGCTGAAAAGATTTCCGGCCGAAAACCTGGTCCTGACGGGGGGCGTCGCCCTGAACACGGCTCTTGTGAAACTACTGGAGAAGGAGATGGGAAGTACCGTCATCGTCCCACCCCATCCCCAGCATAACGGCGCCATCGGCTGTGCCGCCATAGAAAAATGA
- a CDS encoding molybdopterin-dependent oxidoreductase, with protein MSEGSRRHKGGGITRREFLRNSALAGCTALVASQLEFIHGLIALVEAQELTEMEAYELMRSDRTLFTACLNCNTGCGLKVKMIDGVIVKIDGNPYNPFALHPHLPMSMSPYKTSKTDGAICPKGQSAHQGAYDPYRIRKVLKRAGRRGEGKWISIPFDQAVTEIVNGGVIFSHVPGEEKRQITGLKELHAMHDPATFAAMAGDVEMICKKRMTVAEFKARHAENLHLLIDPDHPDFGPKNNQFVYFWGRIKGGRSDFARRFTDAFGTINTHGHTTVCQGSLYFACKAMSEQYAGNGFRGGQKFYWQADQEHAEYILFVGANLFDANYGPPNRTPRMTERLVTGKLKMTVIDPRFTKLAAKAQRWVPIRPGTDAAFAMGMTRWILENRRFDATYLANANRAGATKDQEPTWSNATWLVKIDDNGEPGAFLRASEIGLRPKEVRKDKEGRSFEFEFLVAIRDGEPVAFDPNDTRLRVRGELFVDTVLKGEHGPVRVKSSLQLMLEASRERTLAEYAAVCGIEPGIIEAVAREFTSHGKKACVEVHRGAAQHTNGFYAVSALMNLNLLMGNFDWKGGMIAPATFNYDGSSNDRQPYNLKKMSPKTGKPFGLSVIRHGTAYEDSTIFAGYPARRNWWPLSSDIYQEILPSIADAYPYPIKALFSYMGSPSYALPAGDAGIAALTDLERVPLYFASDITIGSTSMYADYVFPDLHFLERWEFQGSHPNMPVKVQPVRHPVIVSPNEVVKVFGEDQPISFETLWLALAEKLELPGFGKDGFATGLDLKTPEQFYWRMVANLAYDGSVPVADAGSEEVGLFYESHRHLPTSVLRIDQTGDLDTVQLSKAIHILNRGGRFDTQESAYDGDYAANRYGRLINLYQEKTALVKDAFTGRHFHGLPGYQPVADTLDRAPVAISKGHDLHLITQKDIRMTKSRTVSNQYLTGLFPENAIMVNAADGKRLGLKQGQKVKVVSATNPSGEWVLGNGVKKPIIGRVQLTETIRPGVITFTHGHGLWASGATDMVIDGIFIKGDPRRAGGVNANAAMWLDPHLKNTCMIDKVGGSVSFYDTKVRLVMV; from the coding sequence ATGAGTGAAGGGAGCAGGAGACATAAAGGGGGCGGCATCACCCGTCGCGAGTTTCTCAGAAACAGCGCCCTGGCCGGTTGCACTGCGCTGGTAGCATCGCAGCTGGAATTTATCCATGGCCTTATTGCCCTGGTCGAGGCGCAGGAACTGACAGAGATGGAGGCCTACGAGCTGATGCGATCCGATCGCACCTTGTTTACCGCCTGCCTTAACTGCAATACCGGATGCGGCCTCAAGGTGAAGATGATCGACGGGGTCATTGTCAAGATCGACGGCAACCCTTACAACCCATTTGCCCTCCATCCCCATCTTCCCATGTCGATGTCGCCATATAAAACCTCTAAGACCGATGGCGCCATCTGCCCCAAAGGTCAGTCTGCCCACCAGGGGGCATATGACCCTTACCGGATTCGCAAGGTTCTGAAACGGGCCGGCAGGCGGGGCGAAGGGAAATGGATTTCCATTCCCTTTGACCAGGCTGTCACTGAGATTGTCAACGGCGGGGTTATCTTCAGCCATGTGCCGGGGGAAGAAAAGCGGCAGATTACCGGTCTCAAGGAACTGCATGCCATGCATGACCCTGCGACATTTGCGGCGATGGCCGGGGATGTGGAGATGATCTGCAAGAAAAGGATGACCGTTGCCGAGTTTAAAGCCAGGCACGCCGAAAACCTGCATCTGCTCATCGATCCCGACCATCCCGATTTCGGGCCGAAGAACAACCAGTTCGTCTATTTCTGGGGGAGGATCAAGGGGGGACGGAGCGATTTCGCCAGGCGCTTTACCGATGCCTTCGGGACGATCAATACCCATGGCCATACCACCGTCTGCCAGGGATCTCTCTACTTTGCCTGCAAAGCCATGAGCGAACAGTACGCCGGCAACGGCTTCAGGGGGGGGCAGAAATTTTATTGGCAGGCGGACCAGGAGCATGCGGAATATATACTCTTTGTGGGCGCTAACCTGTTCGACGCCAACTACGGCCCTCCCAACCGCACGCCACGGATGACGGAACGGCTGGTGACGGGAAAGCTGAAGATGACGGTCATCGACCCGCGCTTCACAAAGCTTGCGGCCAAGGCCCAGCGCTGGGTGCCCATCAGGCCGGGGACAGATGCCGCCTTTGCCATGGGGATGACCCGCTGGATTCTGGAAAACAGACGCTTCGATGCCACCTATCTGGCCAATGCAAACCGGGCGGGGGCGACCAAGGATCAGGAACCGACCTGGAGCAACGCCACCTGGCTGGTGAAAATTGACGATAATGGTGAGCCCGGCGCCTTTCTCCGTGCCTCGGAGATAGGATTGAGGCCGAAAGAGGTGCGTAAGGACAAGGAAGGCAGAAGCTTCGAATTTGAATTCCTGGTGGCGATACGGGACGGGGAGCCGGTTGCCTTCGATCCCAATGATACCCGATTGCGGGTTCGGGGAGAATTATTCGTCGATACCGTGCTCAAAGGGGAGCATGGCCCGGTAAGGGTGAAAAGTTCCCTGCAACTCATGCTTGAGGCGTCACGGGAGCGGACGCTGGCGGAATACGCGGCCGTCTGTGGCATCGAGCCGGGAATAATAGAGGCCGTGGCAAGGGAGTTCACCTCCCACGGCAAGAAAGCCTGTGTAGAGGTTCACCGCGGCGCCGCCCAGCATACCAATGGCTTCTACGCCGTTTCGGCCCTGATGAACTTGAATCTGCTCATGGGCAATTTCGACTGGAAAGGGGGCATGATTGCTCCTGCCACCTTCAACTATGATGGCAGCAGTAATGACAGGCAGCCCTATAATTTGAAAAAGATGTCGCCCAAAACCGGCAAGCCCTTCGGCCTGTCCGTCATCCGCCACGGTACGGCCTATGAAGATTCGACCATCTTTGCCGGCTATCCGGCCAGACGCAACTGGTGGCCCCTTTCTTCCGACATTTACCAGGAAATTCTTCCCTCCATCGCCGACGCCTATCCATACCCGATCAAGGCCCTGTTCTCCTACATGGGGAGCCCATCCTATGCCCTTCCCGCCGGAGATGCGGGCATTGCCGCCCTGACCGATCTGGAGCGGGTGCCACTCTATTTTGCCAGCGACATTACCATCGGCAGCACCAGCATGTATGCCGACTATGTTTTTCCAGACCTTCACTTTCTGGAACGATGGGAATTCCAGGGCTCTCACCCCAATATGCCGGTAAAGGTGCAGCCGGTCCGGCATCCCGTGATCGTCTCCCCCAATGAGGTGGTCAAGGTATTCGGTGAAGACCAGCCCATCTCCTTTGAGACCCTCTGGCTGGCCCTGGCGGAAAAACTCGAACTCCCCGGCTTCGGCAAGGACGGCTTTGCCACCGGACTTGACTTGAAAACGCCGGAGCAGTTCTATTGGCGCATGGTGGCGAATTTGGCCTATGACGGCAGTGTCCCGGTCGCCGATGCCGGTTCTGAAGAGGTGGGGCTTTTCTATGAGAGCCACAGGCACCTTCCCACCAGCGTTTTGAGGATCGATCAGACCGGAGACCTGGATACGGTGCAGTTGAGCAAGGCAATCCATATCCTCAACCGGGGTGGCCGCTTCGATACCCAGGAATCTGCCTATGACGGCGATTATGCAGCGAACAGGTACGGTCGTCTCATCAACCTTTACCAGGAAAAGACGGCGCTGGTTAAGGATGCCTTTACCGGCAGGCATTTCCATGGCCTGCCAGGGTACCAGCCGGTGGCCGACACCCTGGACAGGGCGCCGGTGGCCATTTCAAAGGGCCATGACCTCCACCTTATCACCCAGAAGGACATCAGGATGACCAAGAGCAGGACGGTCAGTAACCAGTATCTGACCGGACTCTTTCCGGAAAATGCCATTATGGTCAATGCCGCCGACGGCAAAAGACTGGGACTGAAACAGGGCCAGAAGGTCAAGGTGGTCTCTGCCACCAACCCGAGCGGGGAGTGGGTTCTGGGCAACGGCGTGAAAAAACCGATAATCGGGCGGGTGCAGCTGACCGAGACCATCCGCCCAGGCGTCATAACCTTTACCCACGGCCACGGTCTCTGGGCAAGCGGTGCCACCGACATGGTAATTGACGGCATATTCATCAAGGGGGATCCCCGCCGGGCCGGGGGTGTCAATGCCAACGCCGCCATGTGGCTTGATCCCCATCTGAAGAACACCTGCATGATCGACAAGGTTGGGGGGAGCGTGTCATTCTATGATACGAAGGTCAGATTGGTAATGGTTTAG